CCGGGCCGTCGGCGTGCAGCAGGGCGAGGGCCTCGTCGTCGGTCAGCCTCGTGGGGTCGTCGGCCGCCGTGGCCAGCGCCTGGCGCACGTCGGTGTCGATGCGCTCGGGTGCCATGCCGGGGGCGGCGGCCTCGCGCAGGGCACCCCAGTCGCCGTACACCTCGTCGAAGTCGTCGCGGCGGTCCGAGGTGCGGCCCTCGGTGTCGATCGTGGTGTGCAGGTCGGTGCGGCCGGAGGCGGTGAACACCTCGTCCGGCTCCTGCCACGGGTGCCCCTCGACCGTCGCGTCCTCGCGGGCCAGGCCGGTGGCGGGGTCGGCGAGGGCCGCCACGTGCGGGCGCAGCCGCGGGTCCAGCCAGGGCTCGCCGCGCCGGACGAACTCCGGGTACACGCAGAGGCGTTCGCGCAGCTCGAAGCCGGCCGTGCGGGACTTCTCGGCGAGTTCGTCGATCTGCGGCCAGGGACGCTCGGGGTTGACGTGGTCGATGGTGAGCGGGGAGACCCCGCCCCAGTCGTCGATGCCCGCGCCGATCAGCCGCTCGTACTCCGCGTCGACCAGGTTCGGGGGCGCCTGGAGGCAGGCCGACGGGCCCATGATGTGCCGGGCGACGGCCACCGTGGCGACCAGTTCGTCCAGCTCGGCGTCGGGCATGCCGCGCATCGCGGTGTCCGGCTTGGCGCGGAAGTTCTGGATGATGAGCTCCTGGACGCCGTGGTAGGCGCGGGAGACCTTGCGCAGCGCGAAGAGCGACTCGGCGCGCTCCTCGTAGGTCTCGCCGATGCCGATCAGGACGCCGGAGGTGAAGGGGACCGAGGAGCGGCCGGCGTCCTCCAGGACGCGCAGGCGCACCGCGGGCTCCTTGTCCGGGGAGCCGTGGTGGGGACCGCCGGGCTCGGACCACAGGCGGGTCGCGGTGGTCTCCAGCATCATGCCCATCGACGGGGCGACCGGCTTGAGGCGCTGGAAGTCCGTCCAGGTCAGGACGCCGGGGTTGAGGTGCGGCAGGAGGCCCGTCTCCTCCAGGATGCGGATCGAGACGGCGCGGACGTAGGCGATCGTGTCGTCGTAGCCGTGCGCGTCGAGCCACTCGCGCGCCTCGGGCCAGCGGTCCTCGGGCTTGTCGCCGAGGGTGATCAGCGCTTCCTTGCAGCCGAGGGCGGCGCCGCGCCGGGCGATGTCGAGCACCTCGTCGGGGGACATGAACATCCCGTGCCCCGCGCGGCGCAGCTTGCCGGGGACGGTGACGAAGGTGCAGTAGTGGCACTTGTCCCGGCACAGCCGGGTCAGGGGGATGAAGACGCTCTTCGAGTACGTGATGACGCCCGGGCGGCCCGCGGCCTCCAGGCCCGCGTCCCGGACGCGGGCGGCGGACGCGGTGAGGTCGGCGAGGTGCTCGCCGCGGGCCTGGAGCAGCACCGCGGCCTCGGACACGTCGAGGGCGACACCGTCCCGCGCGCGTTTGAGGGCGCGGCGCAGGGCGTTCTCGGTGGGGCCTGCCGGGCCGGTTCCGGGGGTCGCGGAAGTCGTCATCCTTCGAGCATACGAGCGGGGTGATCAGGACGCGGGGGCCCGTCCCGCCGCCCACCGGCCGCCCCGCCCCGGCGGGCACCCCCGGCCCACCCCGCGGTTTCCCGCTCTCCATCCCCCGAACCCCTTTCCTTGCACGGGAGTTCACGGCTCAATACGAGGGTTGCACGCACCACCCCGCACCACCCCGCACCACCCACGTCAGGTCACCCACGACACCCTGGGAGCAGCAGCATGTGCGAGGACGACCACACCGGGATCGGCAGGCGCGCGGTGTTCGTGACGGGAGCAGCGGCGGAGGACGGTGCGCGGCACCCTGCCCACCGGCTCCCCCGACTTCGTGTACGTCCCCGTCGACGTCCCGGCCGGCGTCCGGGAGATCCACGTCGCCTACACCTACGACCGCCCCGCCGTCCCGGCGGGCACCGCGGGCAACGCCCTGGACATCGGCCTCTTCGACGAGCGGGGCACCGACCTGGGCGGCCGGGGCTTCCGGGGCTGGTCGGGCGGGG
This region of Streptomyces ambofaciens ATCC 23877 genomic DNA includes:
- a CDS encoding bifunctional FO biosynthesis protein CofGH, whose product is MTTSATPGTGPAGPTENALRRALKRARDGVALDVSEAAVLLQARGEHLADLTASAARVRDAGLEAAGRPGVITYSKSVFIPLTRLCRDKCHYCTFVTVPGKLRRAGHGMFMSPDEVLDIARRGAALGCKEALITLGDKPEDRWPEAREWLDAHGYDDTIAYVRAVSIRILEETGLLPHLNPGVLTWTDFQRLKPVAPSMGMMLETTATRLWSEPGGPHHGSPDKEPAVRLRVLEDAGRSSVPFTSGVLIGIGETYEERAESLFALRKVSRAYHGVQELIIQNFRAKPDTAMRGMPDAELDELVATVAVARHIMGPSACLQAPPNLVDAEYERLIGAGIDDWGGVSPLTIDHVNPERPWPQIDELAEKSRTAGFELRERLCVYPEFVRRGEPWLDPRLRPHVAALADPATGLAREDATVEGHPWQEPDEVFTASGRTDLHTTIDTEGRTSDRRDDFDEVYGDWGALREAAAPGMAPERIDTDVRQALATAADDPTRLTDDEALALLHADGPALDALCRVADDVRKSVNGDDVTYIVTRNINFTNVCYTGCRFCAFAQRRTDADAYTLSLEQVADRAQQAWDVGAVEVCMQGGIHPDLPGTAYFDIAKAVKERVPGMHVHAFSPMEVVNGATRTGLSIREWLSAAKEAGLDSIPGTAAEILDDEVRWILTKGKLPTATWIEVVETAHELGIRSSSTMMYGHVDQPRHWLGHLRTLAGIQQRTGGFTEFVTLPFIHTNAPVYLAGIARPGPSMRDNRAVTAMARLLLHPHIPNIQTSWVKLGTEGAAEMLRSGANDLGGTLMEETISRMAGSSYGSYKSVKDLIAVAETAGRPARPRTTLYGPVPQERQRAATASDGHLPELLPVLD